Genomic window (Streptosporangium brasiliense):
CGTCTGGGCCATGATCTCCGAGATCGGGTAGCGGGACTCCCGCCTGACAGCCATGAAGATGCGCGGCATCAGCGGGAAGTGGAAGGCCATGTGGCACTCGTCGCCGCCGGTGGCCGGGTCGCCGAAGTATTCCACGACGTCGGCCGGCCACTGGTTGGCCTCGGCCAGCAGCACCCGGTCGGGGTAGAGGCGGTCGACCTCGGCCCTGACCCGCTTGAGGTATTCGTGGGTCCTGGGCAGGTTCTCGCAGTTGGTGCCGTCCTGCTCAAACAGGTAGGGGATGGCGTCCATCCGGAACCCGTCGATGCCGAGGTCCAGCCAGAACCGCAGCACCTCCAGCATCGCGTCCTGGACGTCCGGGTTCTCGTAGTTGAGGTCCGGCTGGTGGGAGAAGAACCGGTGCCAGTAGTACTGCTGCCGCACCGGGTCATAGGTCCAGTTGGACGTCTCGGTGTCGACGAAGATGATCCGGGCGTCCTTGTAGCGCTCGTCGTCGTCGTTCCAGACGTAGAAGTCGCCGAACGGGCCGTCGGGGTCGTGGCGGGAGGACTGGAACCAGGGATGCTGGTCGCTGGTGTGGTTCATCACCAGGTCGGCGATGACCCGCATACCTCGCTTGTGAGCCTCGTCCACCAATTTCACGAAATCTCCGAGATCGCCGAACTCGGGAAGGATTTTCATGAAATCCGCGATGTCGTAACCGCCGTCGCGGAGCGGTGACTCGTACAGGGGCAGCAGCCAGAGGCAGTCCACACCGAGCCACTGGAGGTAGTCCAGTTTGTCGATGAGACCACGGATGTCTCCGGTGCCGTCTCCGTTGGAGTCGGCGAATCCCCGGATGAGCACCTCGTAGAAGACGGCGCGCTTGAACCAGTACGGATCGCGCGGCTTCTCCTCGTCGAAAGTGTTCGGGATTGGCTCAGGTAGCTGACTCACCAGTGGACTCCCCGCTGTTCTGCCGGTATCGCGTACCCGGCCGGCTCACCGCTGGTTCGCCGTCGCGGCACGCAAAGTGAAGATGTGTGCTGGGTGGATATGGGGATCGAGGCGCACGTAGTTGTTCTGTCGCCAGCGATAGGACTCGCCTGACAGCTCGTCGTCGACGAAGAACTCGGCATGCCAGTCGAGACCGAGAGACGGCATGTCCAGCGACACCGTCGCCTCATGGGTGTTGTGTGGATCGAGATTCACGACCGTCAGCACCACATCGCCCAGGCCGTGCCGTCGTGTGGCCGTGTCGTAGGCGCCGGGCAGCCGCTTGGAGAAGCAGACCACGTCCGGATGGTCGACGCTATGGAACCGTAGGTTACGCAGTTCCTGGAGCGCCGGGTGTGCTCTTCGGAACAAATTAAGTTGCGTGATGAAGGGGGCGAGGCTACGGCCTTCCCGCTCGGCCTCTACCCAATCGCGAGGTCTGTACTGATATTTCTCGCTATCTAGGTATTCTTCGCTGCCCGGTCGAACTGGGACATTCTCCGCAAGTTCATATCCGGCATACACCCCCCAGGTCGGCATCGCCATCGCCGCGAGGACCGCTCTGATCCGGAATGCCGGGACTCCCCCGTGTTGGAGGTATTCGTGGAGGATGTCAGGGGTGTTGACGAAAACGTTCGGCCGCAGGAAGTGCGACGTCTCGTGGGAGAGCTCGCCCAGGTAGTCCTCGACCTCCCGCCGCGAGTTCTTCCACGTGAAGTAGGTGTACGACTGGTGGAAGCCCACCTTGGCCAGCGCCTGCATCATGGCCGGCCGGGTGAACGCCTCCGCCAGGAACAGCACGTCCGGATCGGTGGAGTTGATGTCGGCCAGCAGCCGCTCCCAGAACGCCACCGGCTTGGTGTGCGGGTTGTCCACCCGGAAGATCCGCACGCCGTGGTCCATCCAGAGCCGCACCACCCGCTTGACCTCGGCGTAGATGCCCTCCGGGTCCTTGTCGAAGTTCAGGGGGTAGATGTCCTGATACTTCTTCGGCGGGTTCTCCGCGTAGGCGATCGAGCCGTCGGCGCGGATGTTGAACCACTCCGGGTGCTCCTTGACCCACGGGTGGTCGGGCGCGCACTGCAGGGCCAGGTCGAGGGCGACCTCCATGCCCAGCTCGCGGGCCTTGGACACGAAGGCGTCGAAGTCCTCGAAGGTGCCGAGGTCGGGGTGGATGGCGTCGTGCCCGCCCTCCTCGGAGCCGATCGCCCAGGGGGAGCCCGGATCGTACGGCTCCGGCGTCAGGGTGTTGTTGCGGCCCTTGCGGTAGCTGTGCCCGATCGGGTGGATGGGCGGCAGGTAGACGACGTCGAAGCCCATCTTCGCGACGGCGGGCAGCCGCTTCGCTGCAGTCGTGAAATTTCCGGATTTAGGGGCGGTGTCCCGGTCGACGATCGCCCCCTCCGACCGGGGGAAGAACTCATACCAGGAGCCGAACAGCGCCCTGCGCCGGTCGACCCTGATCACGTGCCTGGCCGACCTGGTCACCAGATCCCGGAGCGGGTGCGCGCGCAGCAGCTCCGCCGTGTCCGGGAGCTGGGCCACCGAGAACCGGGCGCGCGGGTCGAGCTCCTTGTCACGCAGCTTGGCCGCCACCGACAGCAGCGCGGCCCGGTGCCCGCAGACGTGGAACTCCGTGACCGCCTCCCGCCCGGCCGTCCGGGTGCCCGCCGCCGTCGCGCCGCCGGCCCCGCCCGCCGTCCCGCCGCCCGCCGCCTTCGCGGTCGCGGTCGCGGGCTTGCGGGCCGCGCCTCCGCAGTCGGCGGGCCGTACGGCCTTGGCCGCGCGTTCGAAGAGCCGGGCGCCCTCCTCGCACATGAGTTCGGCGTCCATGTCGCGCGGGATCTTGATACCCGCGTCGTGGAACCAGGTGGCCATGGGGTCGCTCCACGCCTCGACGCGGAAGTGCCAGTCGCCCTCGGCGGGCAGCGTCACCTCCACGCCCCAGCGGTCGGTGCCGGGAGCCAGCTCCCTCATGCGCAGCAGCGGTCCGCGCACGCCGTCCGGGCCGGTCAGCACGGCTCCGGCGGCCACCGCGTCGTGTCCCTCCCGGAACACGGTGGCGGTGATCTCGAAGGTCTCGCCCGCGGCGGCCTTGGCGGGGCGGCGCCCGCAGTCGACCGTGGGCTGGATGTCCTGGATTGGGATTCGTCCGATCATCGCGTCTCAAGGTAGCGACGGCACGCCCGGTACCGCCGGAAAAAAGTCAGTAAAAAAGATCTTCGCTTTTTCAAATGTCCCGCGACCGGCCTCGGGGCAGGACTACGTCCCGCCTCCGCGTGGATGGCCGGTTCCGGGAGGCGGAGTATTGCGGCCCATAGATGCGTTGCCCCAATAGTCCATCTTCATGCGTGTAGGCGGAAGAGTGCGGGACCTTTCACTCTCCGGCGAGTTGCCCGAAGACATGATCAACCCGGCTTTGATGTGTTTGGGGGTGATTGATAGCGGTGAGGGGGAGACGCGTGAGTGTTTAGGTCGCCCTCGTGGCGCTGAGTAACTAGGGTCTGGCAGCGTGAGAGCAATCCGCAGGTTCACCGTCCGCACCGTCCTTCCTCCGGAGCTGGCCTCCCTCGGCGAGCTTGTGCACAATCTGCGCTGGTCATGGCATCCCGAGACGATCGACCTGTTCGCCGAGGTCGATCCGGTCGTCTGGGAGCGCGTAGGCCACGACCCCGTCGCCCTGCTCGGCGCGGTCGACGCGGGCCGGCTCCGCGAGCTGGCCGCCGACCGCCGTTTCCTGAGACGGGTCGCCGACGCGGCGGACGACCTCCGCGAATACATGACCGCGCCGAGGTGGTACCAGACCATCCCCGACGCGCCCCGGGCCATCGCCTACTTCTCGCCCGAGTACGGCATCGCCGCGGCCCTGCCGCAATACTCCGGTGGGCTGGGCATCCTCGCCGGTGACCACCTGAAGACCGCCAGCGACCTCGGCGTGCCGATCCTGGCGGTCGGCCTGCTGTACCGGCACGGCTACTTCACCCAGTCCCTGTCGCCCGAGGGCTGGCAGCTGGAGCACTATCCGTCCCTCGACCCCGGCGGACTGCCGCTGACCCTCCTGAAGGAGGAGGACGGCACGCCGGTGCGGATCGCCCTCGGCCTGCCCGAGGGGCGCGTCCTGCACGCCCAGATCTGGGTGGCCCAGGTGGGGCGGGTCCCGCTGCTGCTGCTCGACTCCGACGTGGCCGAGAACGACACCGCCGCCCGTGACGTCACCGACCGCCTGTACGGCGGGGGCACCGACCACCGGCTGCTGCAGGAGCTGCTGCTGGGCGTCGGGGGCGTCCGCGCCATCCGGGCCTACTGCCGGGTGAGCGGCCATCCCGAGCCCGAGGTGTTCCACACCAACGAGGGGCACGCGGGCTTCCTGGGCCTGGAGCGCATCCGCGAGCTGACCGAGAGCAGGCTCTCCTTCGAGGAGGCCCTGGAGGCGGTCCGCGCCGGGACGGTCTTCACCACCCACACACCCGTCCCCGCGGGGATCGACCGCTTCCCGGCCGAGATGATCGCCCGCCAGTTCGGCGGTGACAACGCGTGGCCCACGGTCCCGGTGGAGCGCATCCTGGCGCTCGGCGCCGAGGAGGAGCCGGGCAAGTTCAACATGGCCGCGATGGGCATGCGGCTGGCCCAGCGGGTCAACGGGGTCTCGGAGCTGCACGGCGCGGTCAGCCGGGAGATGTTCCAGGGGCTGTGGCCGGGCTTCGACGCCGAGGAGATCCCGATCGGCTCGATCACCAACGGCGTGCACGCGCCCAGCTGGGTCGGCCGCGAGATCATGGAGCTGGCGGGCAGGGAGCTGCCCACGCTGGTCGAGCGGGCCCAGGGCTGGGAGGGCGTCAACAAGATCTCCGACGCCGACATCTGGAGGATCCGCGGGCAGCTGCGCGGGCGGCTGGTCGAGGCCGCGCGCGAGCGGCTGCGCCGCTCCTGGATCGACCGGGGCGCCTCCCGCGCCGAGCTCGGCTGGATCGACGACGCCCTCGACCCCGACGTGCTGACCATCGGCTTCGCCCGCCGGGTCCCCTCCTACAAGCGGCTCACCCTGATGCTGAGCGATCCCGAGCGGCTGCGCGGGCTGCTGCTCGATCGGGACAAGCCGGTCCAGATCGTGATCGCGGGCAAGGCCCACCCCGCCGACGAGGGCGGCAAGAAGCTCATCCAGCAGATCGTGAAGTTCGCCGACCGGGAGGACGTGCGGCACCGCATCGTCTTCCTGCCCGACTACGACATGGCCCTGGGGCAGCTGCTCGTCCAGGGCTCCGACGTGTGGATGAACAACCCGATCCGGCCGCTGGAGGCGAGCGGCACCTCCGGGATGAAAGCCGCGCTGAACGGCGGGCTCAACCTGTCCATCCGCGACGGATGGTGGGACGAGTGGTACGACGGCACCAACGGCTGGGCCATCCCCACCGCCGACGGTGTCGCCGACCCCGACCGCCGTGACGAGCTGGAGGCCGGCGCGCTCTACGACCTGATCGAGCACGAGGTGGCCGACCGGTTCTACGACCGCGCCTCCGACGGCCTGCCGCTGCGCTGGCTGGAGATGGTCCGGCACACCCTGACCTCCCTCGGCCCCAAGGTCCTGGCCGGCCGGATGCTCCGCGACTACGTGGTCGACCTCTACACCCCGGCGGCCAGGTCGGCGCGTGCCCTGGTGACCGACGGCTACGAGCCGGCCAAGAGCTTCGCCGCGTGGAAGCTGCGGGTGAGCCAGGCGTGGCCGGGGATCCGGGTCGAGCACGTG
Coding sequences:
- the treS gene encoding maltose alpha-D-glucosyltransferase; translation: MSQLPEPIPNTFDEEKPRDPYWFKRAVFYEVLIRGFADSNGDGTGDIRGLIDKLDYLQWLGVDCLWLLPLYESPLRDGGYDIADFMKILPEFGDLGDFVKLVDEAHKRGMRVIADLVMNHTSDQHPWFQSSRHDPDGPFGDFYVWNDDDERYKDARIIFVDTETSNWTYDPVRQQYYWHRFFSHQPDLNYENPDVQDAMLEVLRFWLDLGIDGFRMDAIPYLFEQDGTNCENLPRTHEYLKRVRAEVDRLYPDRVLLAEANQWPADVVEYFGDPATGGDECHMAFHFPLMPRIFMAVRRESRYPISEIMAQTPKIPENCQWGIFLRNHDELTLEMVTDDERDYMYSEYAKDPRMRANVGIRRRLAPLLENDRNQIELFTALLLSLPGSPVLYYGDEIGMGDNIWLGDRDGVRTPMQWSPDRNAGFSNCDPGRLYLPVIMDPIYGYQAINVEAQQKSSGSLLHWTKRMIDIRKRHPVFGLGAFTELNSSNPSVLAYVREFGDDRILCVNNLSRFPQPVELDLRRFEGSVPVETMGGVPFPPIGELPYLLTLPGHGFYWFTLPPVTQEA
- a CDS encoding alpha-1,4-glucan--maltose-1-phosphate maltosyltransferase, whose product is MIGRIPIQDIQPTVDCGRRPAKAAAGETFEITATVFREGHDAVAAGAVLTGPDGVRGPLLRMRELAPGTDRWGVEVTLPAEGDWHFRVEAWSDPMATWFHDAGIKIPRDMDAELMCEEGARLFERAAKAVRPADCGGAARKPATATAKAAGGGTAGGAGGATAAGTRTAGREAVTEFHVCGHRAALLSVAAKLRDKELDPRARFSVAQLPDTAELLRAHPLRDLVTRSARHVIRVDRRRALFGSWYEFFPRSEGAIVDRDTAPKSGNFTTAAKRLPAVAKMGFDVVYLPPIHPIGHSYRKGRNNTLTPEPYDPGSPWAIGSEEGGHDAIHPDLGTFEDFDAFVSKARELGMEVALDLALQCAPDHPWVKEHPEWFNIRADGSIAYAENPPKKYQDIYPLNFDKDPEGIYAEVKRVVRLWMDHGVRIFRVDNPHTKPVAFWERLLADINSTDPDVLFLAEAFTRPAMMQALAKVGFHQSYTYFTWKNSRREVEDYLGELSHETSHFLRPNVFVNTPDILHEYLQHGGVPAFRIRAVLAAMAMPTWGVYAGYELAENVPVRPGSEEYLDSEKYQYRPRDWVEAEREGRSLAPFITQLNLFRRAHPALQELRNLRFHSVDHPDVVCFSKRLPGAYDTATRRHGLGDVVLTVVNLDPHNTHEATVSLDMPSLGLDWHAEFFVDDELSGESYRWRQNNYVRLDPHIHPAHIFTLRAATANQR
- the glgP gene encoding alpha-glucan family phosphorylase; protein product: MRAIRRFTVRTVLPPELASLGELVHNLRWSWHPETIDLFAEVDPVVWERVGHDPVALLGAVDAGRLRELAADRRFLRRVADAADDLREYMTAPRWYQTIPDAPRAIAYFSPEYGIAAALPQYSGGLGILAGDHLKTASDLGVPILAVGLLYRHGYFTQSLSPEGWQLEHYPSLDPGGLPLTLLKEEDGTPVRIALGLPEGRVLHAQIWVAQVGRVPLLLLDSDVAENDTAARDVTDRLYGGGTDHRLLQELLLGVGGVRAIRAYCRVSGHPEPEVFHTNEGHAGFLGLERIRELTESRLSFEEALEAVRAGTVFTTHTPVPAGIDRFPAEMIARQFGGDNAWPTVPVERILALGAEEEPGKFNMAAMGMRLAQRVNGVSELHGAVSREMFQGLWPGFDAEEIPIGSITNGVHAPSWVGREIMELAGRELPTLVERAQGWEGVNKISDADIWRIRGQLRGRLVEAARERLRRSWIDRGASRAELGWIDDALDPDVLTIGFARRVPSYKRLTLMLSDPERLRGLLLDRDKPVQIVIAGKAHPADEGGKKLIQQIVKFADREDVRHRIVFLPDYDMALGQLLVQGSDVWMNNPIRPLEASGTSGMKAALNGGLNLSIRDGWWDEWYDGTNGWAIPTADGVADPDRRDELEAGALYDLIEHEVADRFYDRASDGLPLRWLEMVRHTLTSLGPKVLAGRMLRDYVVDLYTPAARSARALVTDGYEPAKSFAAWKLRVSQAWPGIRVEHVEAANLGDAPEVGAALELRATIALGELQPQDIRVQAAYGLVGLHDELVGPAYTDLTLEADGDDGKAVFSGTIPLDRTGSFGYTVRVVPDHPLVAAPSELGLVAVPEEPAGMTNGTLR